One Spinacia oleracea cultivar Varoflay chromosome 4, BTI_SOV_V1, whole genome shotgun sequence DNA segment encodes these proteins:
- the LOC110792240 gene encoding protein FAR1-RELATED SEQUENCE 5-like: MENLIRSVIQSTQRIQVPVEPDIQDATMEDVLNNCIENNALAQEREEEEAMEAEEQHIVSDSEEPDQDIVGTLMGYTAETVEELLSFYEKHASEVGFSIRKGNTRFKVGTRIVLEKTYVCSAAGVTNNGKNKKKKVQTVVPVVPKKERKPRQVSITRTQCRACLRVKMNSEGRYEVVNHVIMHNHDLTRSQWHYLHRSERQITEEKREAIETMQKSGLSSTASFNYMAIEAGGEENLGHSKKDHLNYCTRLKMKQIEGGDAQAVTDIMYLELEGDPNFFFRFRLDEKGKLRSLFWRDSMMMEDYGIFGDIVVFDTTYRTNRYNLICAPIVGINNHWNNCMFGCAFIGDEKIESFVWLLQTFKKSMGGKSPISIFTDQDAAMNNAIHQVFPDSRHRLCVWHLHQNAITRFGALKRDPTFKKTFNYCLYKCVTVVEFETNWRSMLLFKGTIQHWRSTEKQAEFSCSKSVPSSALPLSGLLKHASEVYTLSLFRDFEEEFGYSIATTAKLIWKQENTEFYAVSIDEEPWSAQRVTYIHESQTVSCTCKNFEASGWLCYHCIRILHLHSVNRIPEKYIKKRWTKSAKSSVWNKLENEKPEEVQYTPWRQTMARKYYNLILKSQSNEETRTLMEDGYAASVSLVDELLASLNLSNTDDASTTKTSATAAPETSATAAPETNSAPAGTHATTTSDTSVQQATSSEPATNTATEPPMVLDPERCTTKGRNKRPRGPFVKKKKGKTAAPPTADFGTITPNLRLF, translated from the exons atggaaaacctaATTAGGAGTGTGATTCAATCCACTCAAAGAATTCAAGTTCCTGTTGAACCAGATATTCAAGATGCAACAATGGAGGACGTTCTCAAcaattgcatcgaaaataatGCTTTGGCACAGGAACGTGAAGAAGAGGAGGCAATGGAAGCTGAAGAACAACATATTGTTTCTGATTCTGAAG AACCGGATCAAGATATTGTTGGAACACTGATGGGATACACTGCTGAAACAGTGGAGGAACTTCTAAGTTTCTACGAAAAACATGCTAGTGAGGTTGGGTTTTCCATAAGGAAAGGAAACACGAGATTCAAAGTTGGGACAAGAATCGTGCTTGAAAAGACATATGTTTGTTCAGCAGCAGGAGTAACAAACAAtggaaagaacaaaaagaaaaaagtgcaAACAGTTGTTCCTGTGGTgcccaaaaaagagagaaaaccaAGGCAAGTTTCGATCACGAGAACTCAATGTAGGGCTTGCTTGAGAGTGAAAATGAATTCTGAAGGCAGATATGAGGTTGTTAATCATGTGATAATGCACAACCATGATTTAACTAGAAGTCAATGGCACTACTTGCATAGATCTGAAAGGCAAATAACGGAAGAGAAGAGGGAGGCAATTGAAACTATGCAAAAATCTG GTCTGTCATCCACGGCTTCCTTTAACTACATGGCAATTGAAGCTGGAGGTGAAGAAAATTTGGGACACTCGAAGAAAGACCATCTAAATTACTGCACGAggttaaaaatgaagcaaatagAAGGAGGTGATGCACAAGCAGTAACTGACATAATGTATTTAGAGCTTGAAGGTGACCCAAACTTCTTTTTTAGATTTAGATTGGATGAAAAAGGTAAATTGAGGAGTTTGTTTTGGAGGGACTCTATGATGATGGAAGACTATGGAATTTTTGGAGATATAGTGGTTTTTGACACGACGTATAGAACAAACAGGTATAACCTAATTTGTGCTCCAAtagttggaataaacaaccactgGAACAATTGCATGTTTGGTTGTGCATTCATAGGAGATGAAAAGATTGAGTCGTTTGTGTGGCTTCTacaaactttcaaaaagtcaatGGGGGGAAAAAGTCCAATATCAATCTTTACAGATCAAGATGCAGCAATGAACAATGCCATCCATCAG GTCTTTCCAGATTCAAGACACAGATTATGTGTATGGCATTTGCATCAGAATGCTATTACCAGATTTGGGGCATTGAAACGAGATCCAACTTTTAAGAAGACATTCAACTATTGCTTGTATAAGTGTGTCACAGTAGTTGAATTTGAAACCAATTGGAGATCAATGCT ATTGTTCAAAGGTACAATACAACATTGGAGAAGTACAGAAAAGCAAGCTGAATTCTCTTGTAGTAAATCGGTTCCATCCTCGGCTTTACCACTATCTGGATTGTTGAAACATGCATCAGAAGTTTACACGTTGTCACTATTCAGAGACTTTGAGGAGGAATTTGGATATTCAATTGCAACAACAGCAAAATTAATTTGGAAACAAG AAAATACTGAGTTCTATGCTGTGTCCATTGATGAAGAACCTTGGTCTGCACAGAGAGTAACATACATCCACGAGAGCCAAACAGTATCATGTACGTGTAAAAACTTTGAAGCTTCAGGATGGTTATGCTACCACTGCATTAGGATATTGCACCTTCATTCGGTTAACCGGATTCCAGAAAAGTACATCAAAAAGAGGTGGACAAAATCTGCCAAGTCATCAGTTTGGAACaaattagaaaatgaaaaacCAGAAGAGGTGCAGTACACACCTTGGCGCCAAACCATGGCTAGGAAATACTACAACCTTATCTTGAAAAGCCAATCAAATGAGGAGACAAGAACCCTTATGGAGGATGGTTATGCCGCTAGTGTGTCTCTGGTTGATGAACTTCTAGCGTCATTAAATCTTTCAAACACTGACGACGCTTCAACCACAAAAACAAGTGCAACAGCAGCACCTGAAACAAGTGCAACAGCAGCACCTGAAACAAACTCAGCACCAGCAG GTACTCATGCAACAACAACAAGTGATACAAGTGTACAACAAGCAACAAGTTCTGAACCTGCAACAAACACAGCAACTGAACCTCCTATGGTATTGGATCCTGAACGTTGCACAACAAAAGGAAGGAACAAAAGACCACGAGGACCATTTGTCAAAAAGAAGAAGGGAAAAACTGCAGCGCCTCCAACAGCAGACTTTGGAACAATAACTCCAAATTTGAGATTATTTTGA